The following proteins are co-located in the Equus caballus isolate H_3958 breed thoroughbred chromosome 15, TB-T2T, whole genome shotgun sequence genome:
- the HAAO gene encoding 3-hydroxyanthranilate 3,4-dioxygenase: protein MRRPIGGWAEPRPSDGPRHTLQSAAPRAAMERLVRVKTWVEENRASFLPPVCNKLLHQKQLKIMFVGGPNTRKDYHIEEGEEVFYQLEGDMVLRVLERGKHRDVIIRQGEIFLLPARVPHSPQRFANTVGLVIERKRLKTELDGLRYYVGDTTDVLFEKWFYCEDLGTQLAPIIQEFFSSEQHRTGKPNPDQLLKEPPFSLSTRSVMEPMSLEAWLDGHHRELQAGTPLSLFGDTYETQVIVHGQGSSKDLRQDVDVWLWQLEGSSVVTIRGQHLSLTPDDSLLVPAGTVYAWERGQGSAALAVTQDPACKKPLG from the exons ATGAGGCGGCCCATAGGCGGCTGGGCGGAGCCGCGCCCCTCCGACGGTCCTAGGCACACGCTCCAGAGCGCGGCTCCCCGGGCGGCCATGGAGCGTCTGGTGAGAGTGAAAACTTGGGTGGAGGAGAACCgggcctccttcctgcccccggTCTGCAACAAGCTCCT GCACCAGAAACAGCTCAAAATCATGTTCGTCGGGGGCCCCAACACGAGGAAGGACTACCACATCGAGGAGGGTGAGGAG GTGTTTTACCAGTTGGAGGGTGACATGGTTCTCCGAGTCCTGGAGCGAGGGAAGCACCGGGATGTGATCATTCGGCAGGGAGAG ATATTCCTCTTGCCTGCCAGGGTCCCCCACTCTCCACAGAGGTTTGCCAACACCGTGGGGCTGGTGATTGAGCGGAAGCGGCTGAAAACGGAGTTAGATGGGCTCAG GTACTACGTGGGGGACACCACAGACGTCCTGTTTGAGAAGTGGTTCTACTGCGAGGACCTTGGCACACAGTTGGCTCCCATCATCCAGGA GTTCTTCAGCTCTGAGCAGCACAGAACGGGAAAGCCAAACCCCG ACCAGCTGCTCAAGGAACCGCCGTTCTCGCTGAGCACACGATCCGTCATGGAGCCCATGTCCCTGGAGGCCTGGCTGGATGGCCACCACAGGGAGCTGCAGGCTGGCACACCCCTCAGCCTGTTTGGGGACACCTATGAGACCCAG GTGATCGTCCACGGACAAGGCAGCAGCAAAGACCTGAGACAGGACGTGGACGTGTGGCTGTGGCAGCTG GAGGGCTCCTCTGTGGTGACAATAAGGGGACAACACCTGAGCCTGACCCCCGATGATAGCCTCCTGGTGCCAGCCGGGACTGT GTATGCCTGGGAACGAGGGCAAGGCTCTGCAGCCCTGGCCGTGACCCAGGACCCTGCCTGCAAGAAACCCCTGGGGTGA
- the OXER1 gene encoding oxoeicosanoid receptor 1 isoform X2: MEFHNLSSPSLLPPLSLSTLPPSPSPSAFTTALGSPGEPSKAPCHPASSPTVSAFLAPILCVEFVLGLVGNSLALFIFCCRTRPWTSNTVFLVSLVIADFLLIINLPLRVDYYFRHEIWRFKAAACKINLFMLSTNRTASVVFLTAIALNRYLKLPAGHEPLGLTPLAPGAVCVGILPAAGAHPLCHREHRAHHPAPQPGRAGGPAEGHARAGRGGGRLHHLLLAQRHLWLGFHGGLPPACLLHPRHLLAALPQLPGLHLPQQRPGPGPLLLLQPQIPPPGSRPAGPLPEPGGPSQRRELLRAVHPAPDDR; this comes from the exons ATGGAATTTCATAACCtgagctctccctctctccttcctcctctctctctctctactctccctccatccccctccccctctgccttCACCACTGCCTTGGGGTCACCTGGAGAGCCCTCGAAGGCCCCGTGCCACCCAGCCTCTTCCCCTACAGTGTCTGCCTTCCTGGCTCCCATCCTGTGCGTGGAGTTTGTCCTGGGCCTGGTGGGGAACAGCTTGGCACTCTTCATCTTCTGCTGCCGAACGCGGCCCTGGACGTCCAACACGGTGTTCCTGGTCAGCCTGGTCATCGCGGACTTTCTCCTGATCATCAACCTGCCCCTCCGCGTGGACTACTACTTCCGCCACGAGATTTGGCGCTTTAAGGCCGCTGCCTGCAAAATCAACCTCTTCATGCTGTCCACCAACCGCACAGCCAGCGTGGTCTTCCTCACGGCCATCGCGCTCAACCGCTACCTGAAG TTACCGGCTGGGCACGAGCCCCTCGGCCTCACTCCGCTGGCACCAGGCGCTGTATGTGTTGGAATTCTTCCTGCCGCTGGCGCTCATCCTCTTTGCCATCGTGAGCATCGGGCTCACCATCCGGCGCcgcagcctgggagggcaggcGGGCCCGCGGAGGGCCATGCGCGTGCTGGCCGTGGTGGTGGCCGTCTACACCATCTGCTTCTTGCCCAGCGTCATCTTTGGCTTGGCTTCCATGGTGGCCTTCCGCCTGCGTGCCTGCTCCACCCTCGACATCTGCTCGCAGCTCTTCCACAGCTCCCTGGCCTTCACCTACCTCAACAGCGTCCTGGACCCGGTCCTCTACTGCTTCTCCAGCCCCAAATTCCTCCGCCAGGCTCGCGCCCTGCTGGGCCTCTCCCAGAGCCGGGAGGACCCAGCCAAAGACGAGAGCTCCTACGAGCCGTCCACCCGGCGCCGGACGACCGCTAG
- the OXER1 gene encoding oxoeicosanoid receptor 1 isoform X1: MEFHNLSSPSLLPPLSLSTLPPSPSPSAFTTALGSPGEPSKAPCHPASSPTVSAFLAPILCVEFVLGLVGNSLALFIFCCRTRPWTSNTVFLVSLVIADFLLIINLPLRVDYYFRHEIWRFKAAACKINLFMLSTNRTASVVFLTAIALNRYLKVVRPHHPLSRASVQAAAWVAGGLWGGILLLNGHLLLTTYSNSSCLSYRLGTSPSASLRWHQALYVLEFFLPLALILFAIVSIGLTIRRRSLGGQAGPRRAMRVLAVVVAVYTICFLPSVIFGLASMVAFRLRACSTLDICSQLFHSSLAFTYLNSVLDPVLYCFSSPKFLRQARALLGLSQSREDPAKDESSYEPSTRRRTTARKVGTAGKLQKEVSLEVSLE; encoded by the coding sequence ATGGAATTTCATAACCtgagctctccctctctccttcctcctctctctctctctactctccctccatccccctccccctctgccttCACCACTGCCTTGGGGTCACCTGGAGAGCCCTCGAAGGCCCCGTGCCACCCAGCCTCTTCCCCTACAGTGTCTGCCTTCCTGGCTCCCATCCTGTGCGTGGAGTTTGTCCTGGGCCTGGTGGGGAACAGCTTGGCACTCTTCATCTTCTGCTGCCGAACGCGGCCCTGGACGTCCAACACGGTGTTCCTGGTCAGCCTGGTCATCGCGGACTTTCTCCTGATCATCAACCTGCCCCTCCGCGTGGACTACTACTTCCGCCACGAGATTTGGCGCTTTAAGGCCGCTGCCTGCAAAATCAACCTCTTCATGCTGTCCACCAACCGCACAGCCAGCGTGGTCTTCCTCACGGCCATCGCGCTCAACCGCTACCTGAAGGTGGTGCGGCCCCACCACCCGCTGAGCCGGGCCTCAGTGCAGGCGGCCGCCTGGGTGGCGGGAGGACTCTGGGGGGGCATCCTGCTCCTCAACGGGCACCTGCTCCTGACCACCTATTCCAACTCCTCCTGCCTTAGTTACCGGCTGGGCACGAGCCCCTCGGCCTCACTCCGCTGGCACCAGGCGCTGTATGTGTTGGAATTCTTCCTGCCGCTGGCGCTCATCCTCTTTGCCATCGTGAGCATCGGGCTCACCATCCGGCGCcgcagcctgggagggcaggcGGGCCCGCGGAGGGCCATGCGCGTGCTGGCCGTGGTGGTGGCCGTCTACACCATCTGCTTCTTGCCCAGCGTCATCTTTGGCTTGGCTTCCATGGTGGCCTTCCGCCTGCGTGCCTGCTCCACCCTCGACATCTGCTCGCAGCTCTTCCACAGCTCCCTGGCCTTCACCTACCTCAACAGCGTCCTGGACCCGGTCCTCTACTGCTTCTCCAGCCCCAAATTCCTCCGCCAGGCTCGCGCCCTGCTGGGCCTCTCCCAGAGCCGGGAGGACCCAGCCAAAGACGAGAGCTCCTACGAGCCGTCCACCCGGCGCCGGACGACCGCTAGGAAGGTGGGGACCGCAGGAAAGCTACAGAAGGAGGTCTCGTTGGAGGTCTCCCTGGAGTAA